In Marmota flaviventris isolate mMarFla1 chromosome 15, mMarFla1.hap1, whole genome shotgun sequence, a single window of DNA contains:
- the Sox17 gene encoding transcription factor SOX-17, with amino-acid sequence MSSPDAGYASDDQSQPRNALPAVMAGLGPCPWAESLSPLGDMKVKGEAAASTGAPAGAAGRAKGESRIRRPMNAFMVWAKDERKRLAQQNPDLHNAELSKMLGKSWKALTLAEKRPFVEEAERLRVQHMQDHPNYKYRPRRRKQVKRLKRVEGGFLHGLAEPQAAALGSEGGRVAMDGLGLPFAEQGFPAGPPLLPPHMGGHYRDCQGLGAPSLDGYPLPTPDTSPLDGVEPDPAFFAAPLPGDCPAAGTYSYAQVSDYTVPPEPPAGPMHPRLGPEPSGPAMPGLLAPPSALHMYYGAMGSPAAGGARGFHMQPPPQQQPPQQHPPPGPGQPSPPPEALSCRDGTDPNQPTELLGEVDRTEFEQYLHFVCKPEMGLPYQGHDASVNLPDSHGAISSVVSDASSAVYYCNYPDV; translated from the exons ATGAGCAGTCCGGATGCGGGGTACGCCAGTGACGACCAGAGCCAGCCCCGGAACGCGCTGCCAGCGGTGATGGCCGGGCTGGGCCCTTGTCCCTGGGCCGAGTCGCTGAGCCCCCTCGGGGACATGAAGGTGAAGGGCGAGGCGGCGGCCAGTACCGGAGCGCCGGCTGGGGCTGCCGGCCGAGCCAAGGGCGAGTCTCGCATCCGGCGGCCGATGAACGCCTTCATGGTGTGGGCTAAGGACGAGCGCAAGCGGCTGGCGCAACAGAACCCGGACCTTCACAACGCTGAGTTGAGCAAGATGCTAG GCAAGTCGTGGAAGGCGCTGACGCTAGCGGAGAAAAGGCCCTTCGTGGAGGAGGCCGAGCGACTGCGCGTGCAGCACATGCAAGACCATCCCAACTACAAGTACCGGCCGCGGCGGCGCAAGCAGGTGAAGCGGCTGAAGCGGGTGGAGGGAGGCTTCCTGCACGGCCTCGCGGAGCCGCAGGCTGCGGCTCTGGGTTCCGAGGGCGGCCGCGTGGCCATGGACGGCCTGGGCCTGCCCTTCGCAGAGCAGGGCTTCCCGGCTGGCCCGCCACTGCTGCCCCCGCACATGGGTGGCCACTACCGTGACTGCCAAGGGCTGGGTGCACCATCGCTGGACGGCTACCCGCTGCCCACGCCCGACACGTCCCCGCTGGATGGCGTGGAGCCAGACCCGGCCTTCTTCGCTGCACCTCTGCCAGGGGACTGCCCAGCTGCCGGCACCTACAGCTACGCGCAGGTCTCGGACTACACGGTGCCTCCAGAACCGCCTGCTGGCCCCATGCATCCCCGGCTGGGTCCAGAGCCCTCTGGCCCTGCAATGCCAGGCCTCCTGGCGCCCCCCAGCGCCCTTCATATGTACTACGGCGCAATGGGCTCACCCGCGGCGGGCGGCGCGCGCGGTTTCCACATGCAGCCACCGCCGCAGCAGCAGCCGCCGCAGCAGCATCCCCCGCCGGGCCCCGGGCAGCCTTCACCTCCTCCGGAGGCTCTGTCCTGCCGGGATGGCACGGACCCCAACCAGCCCACCGAGCTCCTCGGGGAGGTGGACCGCACGGAATTTGAACAGTATCTGCACTTCGTGTGCAAACCCGAAATGGGTCTCCCCTACCAGGGACATGACGCCAGTGTGAATCTCCCGGACAGCCACGGGGCCATTTCCTCCGTGGTGTCCGATGCCAGCTCAGCGGTATATTACTGCAACTATCCTGACGTTTGA